The Desulfovibrio desulfuricans DSM 642 genome contains a region encoding:
- a CDS encoding EAL domain-containing protein, whose protein sequence is MTDSQPSLRSESERSKSSRLYSHKQLWVIAAINLLVLGIIIFALVGSRQQELDKAANTLESVSRSIDDVLSWRFEKINLALQGAVDEAQQQALRGDVSWERFEEYGKNLDDRLPDTLGFLLTNTQGRVVYASPRALSGEMSITNTDHFVQLRNNPSSGLVISHPFYSQLWTRPLIVLSMRYLLPDGSFGGVVACAVSIDMFSDIMASAVIVGPSAVAALWDKKLGLVTQYPRGRFWLDAKPSPPLRKLIEHDAAPSIYQHKRADFGDKKRIAFYRKLRQWPLYLSIGLYEHAVLAKWRQDIFSLGFLWIVCVFISFWSGISYTRQLKALELGEKRYKGLFDNMQAGMALCEPVFAPDGKICDFRLVEINQAYCDVFKAEREDVIGKTLLERISPKTSETARWVNPLIVTAETGEPSHFEFYLAGNNLWADIVAYRSEAGIIAFLCTDISERKFAQARANRISQMYAALSRCNQAIVRCSGRNDLFAEVCRAAVEAGGMKGAWIGLVEKQTGNVQPVASFGLSNGDLQKLDISVWASDPKGSGPTGCAIRNNESVWSDDTTTDPRLAPWWQLVRKTGFLSVGALPLRQRGEVVGNLTLYADDAGTFDEEVRELLGEMALNVSFALDNFTWEEERRRNEARINELAYYDQLTGLANRPLLTDRIRQAVAVGMRTDKFSALLFIDLDRFKTINDTLGHAHGDNLLKQVGQRLLAIVPADDTVARFGGDEFVLLLHGLSSNSEEAAEAVALICRKILNAVREPILVEGITCNCTASIGVALFGKQSITPDELLKQADLAMYQAKDAGRNTVRFFDPAMQQTVMERIELERDLEEAIRLEQFVLYYQPLIDLDDNVLGAEALIRWQHPRRGIVPPAAFIPLAEENGMIARIGAWVVRQACRQLGRWAEMPEFSNLTIAINVSARQFRESDFVRDVTAAVRQTGIDPGLLKLELTESQLAVNMQEIISSMVELSNLGIRFSLDDFGTGYSSMAYLKLLPLDQLKIDRSFIRDLLTDPNDAAIASIIIALSQSLGLTTVAEGVETREQKRALLNMGCTLFQGYLFSVPLAVKDFERFLARRNAAAAAEGQGNRAELPESAEKTKSTEQAAVGESSGAA, encoded by the coding sequence ATGACTGATTCCCAGCCAAGCCTTCGTTCAGAATCTGAACGAAGCAAATCATCCCGGCTGTATTCCCACAAGCAGTTATGGGTCATTGCCGCAATCAACTTGCTTGTTCTGGGCATTATTATTTTTGCCCTTGTAGGCAGCAGGCAGCAGGAACTCGACAAGGCTGCCAACACGCTTGAAAGCGTTTCCCGATCCATTGACGATGTTCTTTCCTGGCGTTTTGAGAAAATCAATCTTGCCCTGCAGGGCGCGGTTGATGAAGCACAACAGCAGGCACTGCGCGGCGATGTTTCATGGGAACGCTTTGAAGAATACGGCAAAAATCTTGATGATCGCCTGCCGGACACTCTGGGCTTTTTGCTGACAAATACACAGGGGCGGGTAGTGTATGCTTCTCCCCGCGCGCTTTCTGGCGAGATGTCCATTACCAACACCGACCACTTTGTTCAGCTGCGCAATAATCCCTCCTCCGGGCTTGTTATTTCCCACCCATTTTACAGCCAGTTGTGGACACGCCCCCTCATCGTGCTTTCCATGCGCTATTTGTTGCCCGATGGTTCGTTTGGCGGCGTTGTGGCCTGCGCGGTCTCTATAGATATGTTTTCGGACATCATGGCTTCAGCCGTCATTGTGGGGCCAAGCGCCGTGGCCGCCCTGTGGGACAAAAAACTCGGCCTTGTCACGCAGTACCCGCGCGGGCGTTTCTGGCTTGACGCAAAGCCATCGCCCCCGTTGCGAAAACTCATTGAACACGATGCCGCCCCAAGCATCTACCAGCACAAGCGTGCAGATTTTGGCGATAAAAAAAGGATCGCGTTTTATCGCAAGCTTCGCCAATGGCCTCTGTATCTTTCTATTGGCCTGTATGAGCACGCCGTACTCGCCAAATGGCGACAGGACATTTTTTCACTGGGCTTTTTATGGATAGTCTGCGTGTTTATCTCATTCTGGAGCGGCATTAGCTACACCCGGCAGCTCAAGGCACTTGAATTGGGCGAAAAGCGCTACAAAGGCCTTTTTGACAATATGCAGGCAGGCATGGCCCTGTGCGAGCCGGTCTTTGCGCCAGACGGGAAAATTTGCGATTTCCGGCTGGTTGAGATCAACCAGGCCTACTGCGATGTATTCAAGGCGGAGCGGGAAGACGTTATCGGCAAAACACTGCTGGAAAGAATCAGCCCCAAAACCAGCGAAACAGCCCGCTGGGTAAATCCGCTCATAGTGACTGCGGAAACCGGCGAGCCGTCTCATTTTGAATTTTACCTTGCTGGCAACAACCTGTGGGCAGATATTGTTGCCTACCGCTCAGAAGCTGGAATCATAGCATTTTTGTGTACTGACATAAGTGAAAGAAAATTTGCTCAGGCGCGGGCAAACCGTATTTCACAAATGTACGCGGCGCTCAGCAGATGCAATCAGGCCATTGTGCGCTGTTCTGGCAGAAACGATCTTTTTGCCGAGGTTTGCCGGGCTGCTGTTGAAGCTGGCGGCATGAAGGGAGCCTGGATCGGCCTTGTTGAAAAGCAGACAGGCAACGTGCAGCCCGTTGCGTCCTTTGGCCTGAGCAATGGCGATCTGCAAAAGCTCGACATATCTGTTTGGGCGTCTGACCCCAAAGGGTCTGGCCCAACTGGCTGTGCAATCCGAAACAACGAATCTGTCTGGTCAGACGACACCACAACTGACCCCAGGCTTGCGCCCTGGTGGCAGCTTGTGCGCAAAACTGGTTTTCTTTCTGTTGGAGCGCTCCCCTTGCGCCAACGGGGAGAAGTTGTTGGAAATTTGACGCTCTACGCCGATGATGCCGGAACCTTTGATGAAGAGGTGCGCGAGCTCCTGGGGGAAATGGCCCTGAACGTCAGTTTTGCGCTGGATAATTTTACCTGGGAAGAAGAGCGCCGCCGCAACGAAGCCCGCATCAATGAGTTGGCCTACTATGATCAACTGACCGGTCTTGCCAACCGCCCCCTGCTTACTGACCGCATCCGGCAGGCAGTTGCGGTAGGCATGCGCACGGACAAGTTCAGCGCGCTGCTGTTTATTGACCTCGACCGGTTCAAGACGATCAACGACACGCTTGGTCACGCGCACGGCGACAATCTGCTCAAGCAGGTTGGGCAGCGCCTGCTTGCCATTGTTCCGGCAGATGACACGGTGGCGCGCTTTGGCGGCGACGAATTTGTTTTGTTATTGCACGGTCTGTCGAGCAACAGCGAGGAGGCTGCGGAGGCCGTGGCGCTTATCTGCCGCAAGATTCTCAATGCCGTACGCGAGCCAATTCTTGTGGAGGGCATTACCTGCAACTGCACAGCCAGCATTGGCGTTGCCCTGTTCGGCAAGCAGAGCATCACTCCCGATGAACTGCTCAAGCAGGCGGACCTTGCCATGTATCAGGCTAAAGACGCCGGAAGAAATACCGTGCGGTTTTTTGATCCGGCCATGCAGCAAACTGTCATGGAGCGCATAGAGCTTGAGCGGGATCTTGAGGAAGCCATTCGCCTTGAGCAGTTTGTGCTGTATTATCAGCCGCTGATTGACCTGGATGACAACGTGCTTGGCGCTGAAGCCCTGATTCGCTGGCAACACCCCAGGCGCGGTATTGTGCCGCCTGCCGCCTTTATTCCTCTTGCAGAAGAAAACGGCATGATTGCCCGCATCGGTGCATGGGTGGTGCGGCAGGCGTGCCGTCAGCTCGGACGCTGGGCTGAGATGCCCGAGTTTTCAAATCTGACAATCGCCATCAACGTAAGCGCACGCCAGTTCCGCGAAAGTGATTTTGTACGGGATGTTACGGCAGCGGTGCGGCAAACGGGCATTGACCCAGGCCTGCTGAAGCTGGAGCTGACCGAAAGCCAGCTGGCTGTGAACATGCAGGAAATCATATCGTCCATGGTCGAACTGAGCAACCTGGGCATCCGGTTTTCGCTGGATGACTTTGGCACCGGCTATTCGTCCATGGCGTATCTCAAGCTGCTCCCGCTGGATCAGCTCAAGATTGACCGTTCGTTCATTCGCGACCTGCTCACTGACCCCAATGATGCCGCCATCGCCAGCATCATCATCGCGCTCTCGCAAAGCCTTGGTTTAACCACCGTGGCAGAGGGCGTGGAAACCCGCGAGCAGAAAAGGGCCCTGCTGAACATGGGCTGCACGTTGTTTCAGGGGTACCTGTTCAGCGTACCTCTGGCGGTGAAGGACTTTGAGCGGTTTTTGGCGCGCAGAAATGCAGCGGCAGCCGCAGAAGGGCAGGGTAATCGGGCCGAGCTGCCAGAGAGCGCTGAAAAGACCAAAAGCACCGAACAGGCAGCGGTGGGCGAGAGCAGCGGAGCCGCCTGA
- a CDS encoding lysophospholipid acyltransferase family protein, with translation MNPFVDGAFEAKFLTGDTYSSQPASAGFFSRMMPSLSFYSRLFLGPVRWLCSRASKGQCDDAAWVYASAWVADLMERIGCPIEIEGMDAIEAVDGPCLFVANHMSTLETFMLPAMIRPRRQVTFVVKKSLTTMPFFGPVMCSRDPIVVGRTNPREDLTAVLNGGLERLKRGISIIVFPQHTRSREFNPQQFNSIGVKLARKAGVPIVPLALKTDAWGQGKKIKELGPVNPGLTIHYNFASPLTIAGQGKEEQAAICQHIESHLGKWQQLDGINE, from the coding sequence ATGAACCCCTTTGTTGACGGCGCATTTGAAGCCAAGTTTCTTACGGGTGACACATACAGCAGTCAGCCTGCCAGTGCGGGCTTTTTCAGCCGTATGATGCCCTCGCTCAGCTTTTACAGCCGCCTGTTTCTCGGCCCGGTGCGCTGGCTGTGCTCCAGAGCGTCCAAGGGGCAGTGCGACGATGCCGCCTGGGTATATGCCAGCGCTTGGGTGGCAGACCTTATGGAACGCATAGGCTGCCCCATAGAGATTGAAGGCATGGACGCCATTGAAGCCGTGGACGGCCCCTGCCTGTTTGTGGCCAACCACATGAGCACGCTGGAAACATTCATGCTTCCGGCCATGATCCGGCCCCGCCGCCAGGTGACCTTTGTGGTCAAAAAAAGCCTCACTACCATGCCGTTTTTTGGCCCGGTGATGTGCTCACGCGACCCCATCGTGGTTGGACGCACCAATCCACGTGAAGACCTCACTGCCGTGCTGAACGGCGGACTGGAGCGCCTGAAAAGGGGCATTTCCATCATTGTGTTTCCGCAGCACACCCGCTCGCGCGAGTTTAATCCGCAGCAGTTCAATTCCATCGGCGTCAAGCTGGCCAGAAAGGCCGGAGTGCCCATTGTGCCGCTGGCGCTCAAGACCGACGCCTGGGGACAGGGCAAAAAAATCAAGGAACTTGGTCCGGTCAACCCCGGCCTGACCATACACTACAACTTTGCAAGCCCCCTCACCATTGCCGGGCAAGGCAAGGAGGAACAGGCGGCAATCTGCCAGCATATTGAAAGCCACCTCGGCAAATGGCAGCAACTGGACGGCATCAACGAGTAA
- a CDS encoding replication-associated recombination protein A — protein MTVSKPLPERMRPDDLALFLGQTHLGDRLRSLMKSGRLPSLLFFGPPGCGKSTLALLLAKSSGKPYLRLSAPEAGLQHLRRSLTGVEILVLDELHRFSKAQQDFFLPLVESGDLTLLATTTENPSFSVTRQLLSRLHVLRLRPLGRPELMELARRGAKDMQLEMTDDVADLLAGVSHGDARTLLNLVEYVGALPEDRRDLEHIKAALPEVLIRHDKDGDNHYELASALIKSIRGSDVDAALYYLACLLEGGEDPRFVCRRLILSASEDVGLADPDALGLAVACQQAVEFVGMPEGFIPLAETVTYLALAKKSNTSYAAYLNAAREVKLNGTRPVPLHLRNPSTQLHKEWGYGKEYKYPHNYPESWIEQSYLPTELEGRRFYQPRDNGEEPRLSQWWRKLHKIKKTDE, from the coding sequence GTGACCGTAAGCAAGCCGCTGCCGGAGCGCATGCGGCCCGATGATCTGGCGCTTTTTCTTGGTCAGACCCATCTTGGCGACCGCCTGCGCTCACTTATGAAGTCCGGGCGTTTGCCCAGTCTGCTGTTTTTCGGCCCGCCCGGCTGCGGCAAATCAACACTCGCCCTGCTGCTGGCCAAATCATCCGGCAAGCCCTATTTGCGCTTGAGCGCGCCCGAGGCCGGATTGCAGCATTTGCGGCGCTCGCTGACGGGCGTGGAAATTCTTGTGCTGGACGAACTGCACCGGTTTTCCAAGGCGCAGCAGGACTTCTTTTTGCCGCTGGTGGAATCGGGCGACCTGACCCTGCTGGCCACAACCACGGAAAACCCCTCGTTCAGCGTTACGCGGCAGTTGCTTTCGCGCCTGCACGTGCTGCGGCTGCGGCCCCTGGGCCGCCCAGAGCTTATGGAGCTGGCCCGGCGCGGCGCAAAAGACATGCAGCTTGAAATGACCGATGATGTGGCCGACCTGCTGGCCGGGGTTTCGCACGGCGATGCCCGCACCCTGCTGAATCTTGTGGAATACGTGGGCGCCCTGCCGGAAGACCGGCGCGATCTGGAGCATATCAAGGCGGCGCTGCCCGAGGTGCTCATCCGGCACGACAAGGATGGCGACAACCACTATGAACTGGCCTCGGCGCTCATCAAATCCATTCGCGGCAGCGATGTGGATGCGGCCCTGTACTATCTGGCCTGTCTGCTCGAAGGCGGCGAAGACCCGCGCTTTGTATGCCGCCGCCTGATACTCTCCGCCTCCGAGGATGTGGGGCTGGCCGACCCGGACGCGCTGGGGCTTGCCGTGGCCTGCCAGCAGGCCGTGGAATTTGTGGGCATGCCGGAAGGCTTTATTCCGCTGGCGGAAACCGTCACCTATCTGGCCCTTGCCAAAAAGAGCAACACATCCTATGCGGCCTATCTCAACGCCGCCCGCGAGGTCAAACTCAACGGAACGCGCCCGGTGCCGCTGCATCTGCGCAATCCTTCCACCCAGTTGCACAAGGAATGGGGCTACGGCAAAGAATACAAGTACCCCCACAACTACCCGGAATCGTGGATCGAGCAGTCATACCTGCCGACTGAACTGGAAGGCCGCAGGTTCTACCAGCCGCGCGACAACGGTGAAGAACCACGCCTCAGCCAGTGGTGGCGCAAACTGCATAAAATCAAAAAAACGGACGAATAG
- a CDS encoding 16S rRNA (uracil(1498)-N(3))-methyltransferase, producing MSVPFFYLAPEHWGDTPLLEGQEARHLGQVLRAEPGTEVGLLDGRGRSGIFVVCKVGKKNVQLQRVSETVAPAPHSRAIVALAYSKAVRRGFFMEKAVELGAHGVWLWQGDHSQGKLSAAAEEACLGQMIAGAKQSGNPWLPEVRALSGGVDQLIHLSHTADHRILPWELQDGVHMLTPEMAGQPGLTVYVIGPEGGFSQRELAALKTAHFAAVSLGARVLRCETAATLCLGLHWWGSQLSGKADATQGSGK from the coding sequence ATGAGCGTACCGTTTTTTTATCTGGCCCCTGAACACTGGGGCGATACACCTCTTCTTGAAGGGCAGGAAGCCCGGCATCTGGGGCAGGTTCTGCGCGCGGAACCCGGCACAGAAGTGGGCCTTCTGGATGGCCGGGGCCGCTCGGGCATATTTGTGGTGTGCAAGGTGGGCAAAAAGAACGTGCAGCTCCAGCGCGTTTCTGAAACTGTCGCCCCTGCTCCACATTCGCGGGCCATTGTGGCGCTGGCCTACAGCAAGGCCGTGCGGCGCGGCTTTTTTATGGAAAAGGCCGTGGAGCTTGGCGCGCACGGCGTATGGCTGTGGCAGGGCGACCATAGCCAGGGAAAACTTTCTGCCGCCGCAGAAGAAGCCTGCCTGGGGCAGATGATTGCCGGAGCAAAGCAGAGCGGCAACCCCTGGCTGCCCGAAGTACGCGCCCTCTCGGGCGGCGTGGATCAGCTCATTCATCTTTCGCACACTGCCGACCACCGCATTCTGCCCTGGGAACTTCAGGACGGTGTGCACATGCTCACCCCGGAAATGGCGGGGCAACCCGGCCTGACCGTCTATGTTATCGGCCCGGAAGGCGGCTTTTCGCAACGTGAACTGGCAGCCCTGAAAACCGCCCACTTTGCCGCCGTGAGCCTTGGTGCGCGCGTATTGCGCTGTGAAACAGCCGCAACGCTCTGCCTTGGCCTGCACTGGTGGGGGTCGCAGCTTAGCGGCAAGGCCGATGCCACTCAAGGGAGCGGAAAGTGA
- a CDS encoding GAF domain-containing protein, which produces MTANSVEKHILSIVCSVFDAYSVVLFLPDEEGEAHHLAAAFSLGERIASNASVLPGKGLVGWIVRNRQPLLVPNFDQRQSNLGYYTGGEEANIKAFMGCPVPTGGALCVDSKRQYSFSDKDHKILQMFAELISRQQGSTGRQELAGDIPRYFAELSVIQDLRFRYKRWPQFLQNYLRIMVEATGFDYCAFASVDEPGETYCVESESARLLLTGEEPLILPMGSGITGWVFRNDQPVIAEGVEGAPATVLFGKLPDMPDFQAAICMPVMVNKSTRGVLCLAHTNPRQIDESLRSFVRQSVDHLALFLENLYLKMRLRTMLPRARVHNDGPQAYDPDTAPIPPTKEY; this is translated from the coding sequence ATGACCGCCAACTCTGTTGAAAAGCATATTCTGAGCATCGTTTGCAGCGTTTTTGACGCTTATTCCGTAGTCCTTTTTCTGCCTGACGAAGAAGGCGAAGCGCACCACCTTGCGGCTGCCTTCAGCCTGGGTGAAAGGATTGCGTCCAACGCATCGGTGCTGCCCGGCAAGGGCCTTGTCGGCTGGATTGTTCGTAACCGGCAACCTCTGCTTGTGCCAAATTTTGACCAGCGCCAGAGCAACCTTGGCTACTACACCGGCGGCGAAGAGGCCAACATCAAGGCCTTTATGGGCTGCCCCGTGCCCACCGGCGGCGCGCTCTGCGTTGACAGCAAGCGACAGTACTCTTTTTCAGACAAAGACCACAAAATCCTGCAAATGTTCGCAGAGCTTATCTCGCGCCAGCAGGGTTCCACCGGACGGCAGGAGCTTGCAGGGGATATTCCCCGTTATTTTGCGGAATTGTCCGTTATTCAGGATCTGCGCTTTCGCTACAAGCGCTGGCCCCAGTTTTTGCAAAACTATCTGCGCATAATGGTTGAAGCCACGGGCTTTGACTACTGCGCCTTTGCCTCGGTGGACGAACCGGGCGAAACATATTGCGTTGAGAGCGAATCAGCCCGCCTGCTGCTGACCGGCGAAGAACCGCTTATCCTGCCCATGGGCAGCGGCATAACAGGCTGGGTTTTCCGCAACGATCAGCCGGTGATCGCTGAAGGCGTCGAGGGCGCGCCCGCCACGGTGCTGTTTGGCAAACTGCCGGATATGCCCGATTTTCAGGCTGCCATATGCATGCCGGTTATGGTCAACAAAAGCACACGCGGCGTACTTTGCCTTGCGCACACCAATCCTCGCCAGATAGATGAATCCCTGCGCAGTTTTGTGCGTCAGTCTGTGGATCATCTGGCTCTGTTCCTGGAAAATCTGTATCTCAAAATGCGGCTCAGAACCATGTTGCCCCGAGCGCGGGTGCATAACGACGGCCCCCAGGCCTATGACCCCGACACCGCGCCCATTCCGCCAACAAAAGAATACTAA